The Niabella beijingensis genomic interval TTACCACAACAGCGCCTCATTCGGGGGATGCGGTTTTATCCCGGCAGGGTGAGCTCCGGACCATTGTACTCCCCGACAGCACCAAAGTAACGCTGAATGCCGGCTCCCGGCTGCAGATCTCGGAAACATTCGGTGTTAAAGACCGGAATGTATTCCTTACAGGAGAAGCTTTGTTTAATGTGGCGCATAACAAACTGCTTCCGTTTATCGTACATGTTGCCAAATACAAGATAAAGGCGGTGGGAACCAAATTCAATGTGAAAGCCTATTCCAACGACCGGTTCAGTGAAACCTCCCTGCTGGAAGGCAAGGTACAGATCCTGCTCACCCGGGGTAATAGCGACATGATCTATAAGACCCTTGAGGTGAACCAGAAATTTGTTTTGAACACCTCAGACAGCACAGGGCGCAGCATACGGGAAAAGCCGGAGGTCATCCCTTTATCCTACCACGATGCGGATCAGAATATCGAAACGGCATGGGTGGATGACCTCCTGATCTTTGAGAACCAGCCGCTTTCTGAAATCAGGAATATACTGGAGCGTAAATACAATGTAACGATCACTATTGCCAGCGACAACGTTGCCCATTATCCATATACGGGAACGTTCCAACATGAAGAAATTGACGAAGTACTAAAAGCACTTCAACTGTCCTACCCCTTCCTTTATAAAAAAGAAGGGAATCATATCACGCTATATAAATGATAAAAATGCAGCAGTAACATCACAGCAGTAAAAAAGGGAGAAACGGATTGCGGCCATTTCCCCCTCATAATAAATGGAAGGAGCTAAAGCCTTCCACTGTTTAATAATAAACTAAAATAAAAGTATGAAAAAAAGTGCTTACTTGAGTGAGCGGCCCCGGCGGCTGCTCAAAAAACTGTTGTTTATGAAATTATGTCTAGCCCTGCTGTTTGCCACGGCATCACAGGTTGCGGCTCATACCGGATTTGGTCAGGAGGCGGTCTCGTTACAACTGGAGAATGCCCGACTTTCCACGATCTTAAAAACCATCCAGAAGAAGACCGATTACCGGTTTGTATTCAGCAATAAACTAGTTGATGACATCGGCCTGGTAAATATAAAGGTACAGAATACACCCGTGCTTTCGCTGCTGCCCCGGATCCTTACCGGAACCGGGCTGGAGTACCAGCGGCTGAGCGAAAACCTGATCGTGATCCGCGAAAAGGCAAACATCAAAAAAAACATCCTGGTAAAGGGTGTGGTCACCAACCCGTCCGGTGCGCCGGTTTCCGGAGCTACCGTCTCCTCCAATAAAGGCAAGGCCACCATTACCAATGATAAGGGGGAATACAGTATTGAAGTGGATGAATTTGATGAACTCACTTTCAGTTATGTCGGCTATACTTCCCAGGTAATAAAAGTAAACGGACAGCAAACCATCAATGTGGTTTTTGAAGAGGCCAACCGGGCGATGGAAGAGGTTGTGGTAACCGCCCTGGGTATCAAACGCCAGGAAAAAGCACTGGGTTATGCTACGCAGAAGGTGGGGGGTACAGCTTTGCAGACAGTAAAAGGTGTGGATGTGGGTACCTCCCTTACAGGCATGGTTTCGGGTCTTACCATTAAAAACTCGACTGAGTTCAACGCCCGTCCTGCACTTGAAATGCGCGGGGAGACTCCCTTGTTGGTGATCGATGGGGTGCCCTATGGTAACATGACCCTTCGCGATATACCCACGGATGATATTGAAAGCATCGATATGCTGAAAGGGCCTACCGCAGCGGCCCTGTATGGAAACAGAGGCGCCAACGGTGCAGTAATGATCACCACTAAAAAAGGAAAGGGGAAAGGCTTGTCTGTCGATATTAACAGTAACAATATGATGGCTGCGGGATTTATTGCCATTCCGGAGATCCAGACATCCTATGGACATGGTCTTAACGGAAGACTTGATGATGACTATGTGTGGGGGCCTAAACTGGATATAGGAAAGGACACATTACAATGGAACCCTGTCTCCAAACAGATGGAGGTGATGCCCTTAGTATCAAGCGGTAAACGTAACCTGCAAAATTTTATGCAGACAGGTATTATCAGCAATAATAACATCAGCGTTACACAAAGCGGCGATAACGGATTTTTCCGTGCAGGCCTTAACTATATCTATAATAAAGGGCAATGGCCAAATGCCACATTGAAGGTTATCAATTACACGATGACAGGTCAATTGAAAATAGGCGACAAGTTTGACATGGAAAGTCATATGGGCTATACACGTCAAACCGCACCTCAGGTATGGGGACAGGGATATGGCCCTCAGGGATACCTGTATCAGCTGCTGATGTGGACCGGACCGGATTACGATATCCGGCAATACAAGGATTACTGGGTAAACCCGGATCAGAAACAGAACTGGCTCTACAATGCCTGGTATGACAATCCGTATCTGATCGCTAATGAAAAACTACAGGGCATAGATAATAATAAATTAAACGCCAGTCTTACAGCAAACTACAGATTCACAAAGAATCTTAAGCTGATGCTCCGCTCCGGCTACGACTATTATAAAAATGAATTAACCGTTCGCAACCCTGCAGGCATCAATTCTACCAGAGGAAGTTCAATCGGTAAATTCAAACCCGATGTTGACGGAAGTCCGAGTGGAAATTTCAGCTGGGACTGGAACGGAGCCGGTCTATTCGGACAGGATCAAACCTGGGGTTTCAGCACAAATAACGATCTGATCTTAACCTATAATACTAAAATCGGGAAGTTCGGTATTGATGTCCTGGGCGGGGGAAGTATTTATTATTTCATCGACAGGGAACAGGGTGCAAAAACAGCCAATGGACTGAACGTACCGGGCTGGTACTCCCTGGCCAATGCCACACCTTCCACTGCTCCCGGCGTTAATTCCATTACCAATAACTTCTCAACCTGGCAATCCCAGGTGAACAGTCTGTATGGAAAGGCCACTTTTTCATATGGCAACGGCGTCTTTCTGGATGTTACCGGCCGTAATGACTGGAGCTCTACCCAACAGGAATCAGAACGTTCCTATTTTTATCCATCACTTGCAAGCAGCATTATCCTTTCCGAATATCTGCGTCTGCCGCAATGGGTCAGCATGTGGAAAGTAAGAG includes:
- a CDS encoding FecR family protein, whose product is MTYTVEELVINDSFIAYCTGQDPEQAAFWNDYLSRHPEALLTLEEARKLVLGLKFMLQKKQNELSANDDSSAHALYVVPDQPAPDPKEKTIAGRSYRKRRIAIAAAVTLLLGSGAFYLYNRPQRPVPPVASVTTTAPHSGDAVLSRQGELRTIVLPDSTKVTLNAGSRLQISETFGVKDRNVFLTGEALFNVAHNKLLPFIVHVAKYKIKAVGTKFNVKAYSNDRFSETSLLEGKVQILLTRGNSDMIYKTLEVNQKFVLNTSDSTGRSIREKPEVIPLSYHDADQNIETAWVDDLLIFENQPLSEIRNILERKYNVTITIASDNVAHYPYTGTFQHEEIDEVLKALQLSYPFLYKKEGNHITLYK
- a CDS encoding SusC/RagA family TonB-linked outer membrane protein, coding for MKLCLALLFATASQVAAHTGFGQEAVSLQLENARLSTILKTIQKKTDYRFVFSNKLVDDIGLVNIKVQNTPVLSLLPRILTGTGLEYQRLSENLIVIREKANIKKNILVKGVVTNPSGAPVSGATVSSNKGKATITNDKGEYSIEVDEFDELTFSYVGYTSQVIKVNGQQTINVVFEEANRAMEEVVVTALGIKRQEKALGYATQKVGGTALQTVKGVDVGTSLTGMVSGLTIKNSTEFNARPALEMRGETPLLVIDGVPYGNMTLRDIPTDDIESIDMLKGPTAAALYGNRGANGAVMITTKKGKGKGLSVDINSNNMMAAGFIAIPEIQTSYGHGLNGRLDDDYVWGPKLDIGKDTLQWNPVSKQMEVMPLVSSGKRNLQNFMQTGIISNNNISVTQSGDNGFFRAGLNYIYNKGQWPNATLKVINYTMTGQLKIGDKFDMESHMGYTRQTAPQVWGQGYGPQGYLYQLLMWTGPDYDIRQYKDYWVNPDQKQNWLYNAWYDNPYLIANEKLQGIDNNKLNASLTANYRFTKNLKLMLRSGYDYYKNELTVRNPAGINSTRGSSIGKFKPDVDGSPSGNFSWDWNGAGLFGQDQTWGFSTNNDLILTYNTKIGKFGIDVLGGGSIYYFIDREQGAKTANGLNVPGWYSLANATPSTAPGVNSITNNFSTWQSQVNSLYGKATFSYGNGVFLDVTGRNDWSSTQQESERSYFYPSLASSIILSEYLRLPQWVSMWKVRGSWTIDKKPAGIYSNNLTYTPGTSFGLVTSSYPNNLLDDNLKPSTARTWEIGTAAYFFKNRLHLDVAYFDKYYYNQQVSVPISNSSGFSSILLNTLETYARRGLEITLDGTVIRNRKFTWNSLINYSYNHKYYVQLDPVYSDDNLWTKVGKRLDAYIANDWTRDPAGNIVNVGGKPQRNPFGSQIGYGDPDFSFGFINNFTLGNFIFGLNIDGRIGGLMYDYIWDKMFDTGTNPETDNEYRYNQVVNGDNSFVAPGVKIVSGTVSYDKYGNVLSDTRQYAPNDVAIGYQAYARSLTSTIHGVMSESFVKLRQLSIGYNLPASVLKHAGGIKSAAVSVTGQNLLLLTKFKFSDPDVDTENLNAPSQRMVGINIKLGL